One segment of Rhodopirellula baltica SH 1 DNA contains the following:
- a CDS encoding tyrosine-type recombinase/integrase yields MLHSKGAVPKYRKHSSGQARVTINGRDYYLGPWNSRTSKYAYDQVVIEYLASGRSPNFGLESQELTVAMIMLDYVNYARSYYGDGKSSELHRIKAALKPVKQLYANSSAADFGPQQFKAVRQAMIDNGLSRPGINHHMQRIVRMFKWAASEGKIPASVFETLRLIPGLKSGRTEAPDTEPVLPVEESVVEATLPMLTPVVRDMVRVQLLIGCRPGEICKLTPGCIDRSEDVWVATVTEHKTQWHGHSRLLFIGPQAQSILKPYLDRGEDDCLFRPVDAVEQRRAERAAKRKTPKSCGNRRGRKYDRGGLRGKKSKKSPGIEYTTDSYRRAIHNACDKAFPGPEGLTADEIKVWRSEHRWSPNRLRHTRGTVIRQQFGLEGAQVVLGHKNADVTQIYAERDIAKGIEIARKVG; encoded by the coding sequence ATGCTTCATTCAAAAGGTGCGGTCCCGAAGTACCGCAAACACTCCAGCGGACAAGCCCGAGTCACCATCAACGGGCGTGACTACTATCTCGGCCCCTGGAACAGCCGGACATCCAAGTACGCCTACGACCAAGTCGTCATAGAGTATCTCGCGAGTGGGCGAAGCCCGAACTTCGGATTGGAATCCCAGGAGCTGACCGTCGCGATGATCATGCTGGATTACGTGAACTACGCTCGCAGCTACTACGGAGACGGCAAGTCATCCGAACTTCATCGGATCAAGGCTGCGTTGAAGCCGGTGAAGCAGTTGTACGCGAATTCGTCTGCAGCTGACTTTGGCCCTCAACAGTTCAAAGCGGTTCGCCAAGCAATGATTGACAATGGCCTTTCCAGGCCGGGCATCAATCACCACATGCAGCGCATCGTCCGGATGTTCAAATGGGCAGCTTCCGAAGGAAAGATTCCCGCATCGGTGTTCGAAACCCTGCGTCTGATCCCAGGATTGAAGAGCGGTCGCACTGAGGCTCCGGATACGGAACCAGTTCTTCCTGTCGAGGAATCGGTCGTCGAAGCCACTCTCCCAATGCTCACGCCAGTCGTCAGGGACATGGTTCGTGTTCAATTGCTGATCGGTTGTCGGCCTGGCGAAATCTGCAAGCTCACGCCTGGATGCATTGATCGTTCCGAAGATGTTTGGGTGGCAACCGTCACGGAACACAAAACACAGTGGCACGGGCACAGCCGACTTCTTTTCATTGGTCCTCAAGCACAATCGATTCTCAAGCCGTACTTGGATCGTGGCGAGGACGATTGCCTGTTCCGCCCCGTTGATGCAGTGGAACAGCGAAGGGCAGAACGTGCCGCGAAACGCAAGACTCCCAAGTCATGTGGAAATCGGCGGGGCCGGAAATACGACCGAGGTGGACTGCGAGGCAAAAAGTCGAAGAAGTCCCCCGGTATTGAATACACGACTGACAGCTACCGGCGTGCGATTCACAATGCGTGCGACAAAGCCTTCCCTGGCCCCGAAGGCCTGACTGCAGATGAAATCAAGGTATGGCGGTCGGAACATCGCTGGAGCCCCAATCGTCTGCGGCACACTCGCGGAACGGTGATTCGCCAACAATTCGGACTGGAGGGAGCTCAAGTGGTTCTCGGCCACAAGAATGCTGATGTCACGCAGATCTACGCGGAACGTGACATTGCCAAAGGGATCGAAATCGCTCGAAAGGTTGGCTAG